From Medicago truncatula cultivar Jemalong A17 chromosome 7, MtrunA17r5.0-ANR, whole genome shotgun sequence, a single genomic window includes:
- the LOC11441343 gene encoding probable inactive leucine-rich repeat receptor-like protein kinase At3g03770, whose amino-acid sequence MRYFYLNLVVLSLFFSIHSTHELQFAQTQVLLQLRKYLEYPTSLQIFENYNLDLCSLPSSEHLSIKCEGNSVTELKIMGDNHHKHVKVESFNGFAVPNHTLSKSFSIDSFVTTLTRLTSLRVLSLVSLGIWGPLSDKIHRLSLLEVLDLSSNFLFGSIPPKIATLVNLQILTLDENYFNTTMPNFFEPLVNLSILSLKNNNLKGSFPSSLCKIKTLGVISLSHNELSGELPNLAALFGLHVLDLRENGFDSEIPLMPKSVVTVLLSKNSFSGEIPVKFGELNQLQHLDLSSNRLSGVPPSSLFSLTNISYLNLAKNVLSGSIPQKLKCGSKLGFVDISSNMLSGLLPTCLESTSDRRVVRFGGNCLSVNSQAHQKHGSYCKESSSGKTKFWRWKIDAAIAIIVVVFLVLLAFGVLFYRNCHSHSREIYRHEMLPKIVQDNNSTTGVSSELLASARYISQTMKLGTQATPTCRQFSIEELKESTRNFDLSTYIGEGSAGKLYKGKLENGSYVMIRTLILRKKFSTQNLKARLDLLSKLHHPNLVSLLGHCIDGGGKDVTSTNKLHLVYEYVQNGDYRTHLSEFSPDKALKWSDRLAILIGVAKAVHFLHTGIIPGCFRNKLKTNNVLLDEHRFPKLSDYGMSMIAEEIENIQANGLNPKSCQREELEDDVYNFGFILFESLAGPIASEKGEAFFLNEKASFDSHDGRKRIVDPVVLTTCCQESLTIAISITTKCISPQSSSRPSFEDVLWNLQYAAQVQASADADSIIS is encoded by the exons ATGAGATATTTTTATCTCAATCTTGTGGttctttcattgtttttctctATCCATAGTACTCATGAGCTACAATTTGCTCAAACTCAAGTCTTGTTACAGTTAAGGAAGTACCTAGAATACCCAACTTCTTtgcaaatttttgaaaattacaatttaGACCTTTGTAGCCTTCCTTCATCTGAGCATTTGAGCATTAAATGTGAGGGCAATTCAGTAACTGAGCTCAAAATCATGGGGGACAATCATCATAAACATGTAAAGGTTGAAAGTTTCAATGGATTTGCAGTTCCTAATCATACTCTATCCAAAAGTTTCTCTATTGATTCTTTTGTTACAACATTGACAAGGTTAACAAGTTTAAGGGTGCTTAGTTTGGTTTCTTTAGGAATATGGGGTCCACTTTCTGATAAAATTCATAGGCTATCTTTGCTTGAAGTTTTGGATTTGAGTTCAAATTTCTTATTTGGTTCTATTCCACCAAAGATAGCTACATTGGTGAATCTTCAAATATTAACACTTGATGAAAATTACTTTAACACTACAATGCCTAATTTCTTTGAACCTTTGGTTAATCTAAGTATTTTGAGTTTGAAAAACAATAACTTAAAGGGTTCATTTCCTTCTTCACTATGCAAAATCAAAACTCTTGGTGTTATTTCTTTGTCACATAATGAATTATCTGGTGAATTGCCTAATCTCGCCGCACTTTTtggtttacatgttttggatttaagagaaaatggTTTTGATTCTGAGATACCATTGATGCCGAAATCGGTTGTCACGGTATTACTAAGTAAAAACTCATTCTCAGGTGAGATTCCTGTTAAATTTGGTGAGTTGAATCAGCTTCAACATCTTGATCTTTCGTCGAATCGTCTTAGCGGGGTTCCTCCGTCTTCTTTGTTCTCTTTGACAAATATTAGTTATTTGAATTTAGCGAAAAATGTGCTAAGTGGTTCAATTCCACAGAAACTAAAATGTGGAAGCAAACTCGGGTTTGTGGATATTTCTAGTAACATGTTAAGTGGTTTACTTCCTACTTGTTTGGAAAGTACTTCTGATAGAAGAGTTGTTAGATTTGGTGGAAACTGTTTATCTGTTAATTCTCAAGCTCATCAAAAACATGGTTCTTATTGTAAAGAGTCTAGTTCCGGAAAGACGAAATTTTGGAGATGGAAAATTGATGCTGCAATTGCCATCATTGTCGTAGTTTTTCTCGTGCTGTTGGCTTTCGGAGTTTTGTTTTACAGAAACTGTCATTCTCATTCAAGAGAGATTTATAGGCATGAGATGTTGCCGAAGATTGTTCAAGATAACAACTCAACAACGGGAGTTTCCTCCGAACTCCTTGCTAGTGCAA GATATATTTCTCAAACAATGAAGCTAGGGACACAAGCCACTCCAACTTGTAGACAATTTTCAATTGAAGAGTTGAAGGAAAGTACAAGAAACTTTGATTTGTCAACTTACATCGGTGAAGGATCTGCAGGAAAG CTGTACAAAGGTAAACTAGAGAACGGATCTTATGTGATGATAAGAACATTGATTCTGAGAAAGAAGTTCTCAACACAAAATCTCAAAGCTAGGTTGGACTTACTCTCGAAGCTTCACCATCCAAATCTGGTTAGTCTTTTGGGTCATTGTATCGATGGTGGTGGAAAAGATGTTACTAGTACCAACAAACTTCATCTTGTTTACGAGTATGTGCAAAATGGCGATTATCGTACCCATTTGTCAG AATTTTCACCGGATAAGGCTCTAAAATGGTCTGATAGATTAGCAATTTTAATCGGAGTTGCCAAGGCGGTGCATTTTTTACATACTGGAATTATACCAGGTTGTTTTAGAAAcaaattaaagacaaacaatgtTTTACTTGACGAACATCGCTTTCCCAAACTAAGTGACTATGGTATGTCTATGATCGCCGAAGAGATCGAAAACATTCAG GCAAATGGACTGAATCCAAAATCTTG CCAAAGGGAAGAATTAGAGGATGATGTTTACAATTTTGGATTCATATTATTTGAATCACTTGCTGGACCCATAGCAAGTGAGAAAGGAGAAGCATTTTTTCTTAATGAAAAG GCATCGTTTGATAGTCATGATGGTAGAAAAAGAATTGTAGATCCAGTAGTGTTGACAACTTGCTGTCAAGAGTCTTTAACAATTGCAATATCCATTACAACCAAATGCATATCACCACAATCCTCATCTCGTCCTTCTTTTGAAGATGTTCTCTGGAATTTACAATATGCAGCTCAAGTCCAAGCCTCAGCAGATGCAGATTCTATTATATCCTAG